Proteins from a single region of Candidatus Puniceispirillum marinum IMCC1322:
- a CDS encoding ATP-binding cassette domain-containing protein: MRVEPGEIVTLIGPNGSGKSTTAKLALGVLATDEGTAYRKPKLRVSYVPQKLELSWTLPLTVSRFLLLTHKADKTQINDALAATETTHLAHMQMSNLSGGEFQRVLLARAIMSSPELLVLDEPVQGVDFNGEMALYKLIEKIRNELNCGILLISHDLHVVMSTTDRVICLNGHVCCSGTPASVTSSHEFKTLFGERTASGLALYQHQHDHEHLPDGSIESKEAALAHNHLTDDDLLPTSSSTTVGAKRTNADV; this comes from the coding sequence ATGCGCGTCGAGCCTGGCGAGATTGTGACACTGATTGGACCAAACGGATCGGGCAAATCCACAACAGCGAAACTAGCTCTTGGTGTATTGGCAACCGATGAGGGAACGGCATACCGCAAGCCAAAACTACGCGTCAGCTATGTACCTCAGAAACTCGAATTGAGTTGGACCTTGCCTTTAACGGTAAGCCGCTTTCTGCTTCTCACGCACAAGGCTGATAAAACACAAATTAACGATGCGCTAGCCGCAACCGAAACGACGCATTTAGCACATATGCAGATGAGCAATTTGTCTGGTGGTGAATTTCAACGCGTTCTGCTTGCCAGAGCCATAATGAGTTCACCCGAATTATTGGTTCTTGATGAGCCGGTTCAGGGTGTTGACTTCAACGGTGAAATGGCGCTTTACAAGCTCATCGAAAAAATCCGTAATGAGCTTAATTGTGGCATTCTGCTCATTTCGCATGATTTGCATGTTGTGATGTCCACAACCGATCGGGTTATTTGCCTAAATGGCCATGTCTGTTGTTCTGGCACGCCGGCATCGGTTACCTCTAGCCATGAATTCAAAACCCTGTTTGGTGAACGCACCGCATCTGGCCTTGCCCTTTACCAACATCAACATGACCATGAGCATCTTCCTGATGGCAGTATTGAAAGCAAAGAGGCGGCTTTGGCGCATAATCACCTGACTGACGATGACCTGTTACCAACGTCAAGCAGCACCACTGTTGGCGCCAAAAGGACAAATGCAGATGTTTGA
- a CDS encoding Fur family transcriptional regulator — protein MIDSNSLSQNQKLVLDVLEKGTGAMSAYMILDELRDVGLRAPLQIYRALEKLILIGRVHRLESLNAFISCSHLSCEKNSVPAFVICDKCDQVEEICDDTVSLFLAGLEEKTKFKTSKSSIELHGVCDACENA, from the coding sequence ATGATAGATAGTAACAGCCTGTCTCAGAATCAAAAACTTGTCTTGGACGTTCTTGAAAAGGGAACGGGTGCCATGAGCGCATATATGATCCTTGATGAACTAAGGGATGTTGGTCTGCGCGCACCGCTCCAGATTTATCGCGCGCTGGAAAAGCTAATTTTAATTGGTCGTGTGCACCGATTGGAAAGCCTGAATGCCTTTATCAGCTGTTCTCATTTATCATGTGAAAAAAATAGTGTGCCCGCTTTCGTAATTTGCGACAAATGCGACCAAGTTGAAGAAATATGTGACGATACCGTTTCGCTATTTCTTGCCGGATTAGAAGAAAAGACAAAATTCAAAACCTCTAAATCCAGTATTGAACTGCATGGTGTTTGTGATGCCTGCGAAAATGCGTAA
- a CDS encoding nickel/cobalt transporter: MTGRKTALLLFGTAAGLIGMVFWLGSGFNLIWSEYLIAVQSVQRDLHQSLSQALRRVETDGFSASLALIALSFFYGVFHAAGPGHGKIVISTYLLSHESQLRRGVILSLAAALIQGITAIVIVTSAVWLLDLSMRQTRSITNDVEIASFALIALVGLMIVVVRSVRLMNIFKTPSSHGDAHHHDHHDHHAHDCNHAHGPTANDLESPLSFRTFIGIVMSIGIRPCSGAVIVLLLAYALNLEMAGLLSVLAMSLGTALTVSLLATISVYLRQTAKRLLVMLPNGNLALGRIMDVVGLIGGVIIFAFGAALLNIALFAPIHPFR, encoded by the coding sequence ATGACTGGCCGAAAGACAGCACTATTGTTGTTTGGTACAGCGGCTGGTCTGATCGGCATGGTCTTTTGGTTGGGATCCGGCTTTAACCTCATCTGGTCAGAATATTTGATCGCCGTGCAATCTGTGCAACGCGACTTGCATCAAAGCCTATCACAAGCCTTGCGGCGCGTTGAAACTGATGGCTTTAGCGCATCATTGGCACTGATTGCCCTTAGTTTCTTTTATGGCGTGTTTCATGCCGCTGGGCCCGGGCATGGCAAGATTGTGATCTCGACCTATTTGCTCTCACATGAAAGCCAGTTGCGCCGTGGTGTGATATTATCACTTGCCGCCGCCCTGATCCAAGGGATCACGGCAATCGTTATCGTTACATCGGCTGTTTGGCTTCTTGATCTATCTATGCGGCAAACACGAAGCATCACCAATGATGTTGAAATTGCCAGCTTTGCTTTGATAGCGCTGGTGGGACTGATGATTGTGGTTGTCCGTTCAGTACGCTTGATGAATATATTCAAGACCCCTTCATCGCATGGTGATGCGCACCATCATGACCATCATGACCATCATGCGCATGACTGCAATCATGCACATGGACCAACCGCCAACGATCTTGAAAGCCCGTTATCCTTCAGAACCTTTATCGGCATAGTCATGTCAATCGGGATACGACCATGTTCTGGCGCGGTGATCGTTTTGCTACTTGCATATGCGCTGAATCTTGAAATGGCTGGATTATTGTCCGTATTGGCAATGTCTTTGGGCACGGCTTTGACCGTCAGTTTACTGGCCACGATCTCTGTCTATCTCAGACAGACGGCCAAACGGCTGCTGGTGATGTTACCGAACGGGAATCTGGCGCTAGGGCGCATCATGGATGTGGTTGGGCTTATAGGTGGCGTTATCATCTTTGCGTTCGGCGCGGCGCTCCTCAACATCGCCTTATTCGCGCCTATTCACCCGTTCAGGTAA
- a CDS encoding GIY-YIG nuclease family protein yields MPANRKNQLAPQNAKPKNHPNQAYTYVLRFADSDCYKIGRTIDLNRRLSEINAHIPIEILGEEKSWRQYFSHAWEDEDCEQLAHDCENYLRNLLLEDHRTYGERVKCDKSKMKWAWNKAIRQTS; encoded by the coding sequence ATCCCTGCAAACAGAAAAAATCAGTTAGCACCTCAAAATGCCAAACCTAAAAATCACCCTAACCAAGCCTATACTTATGTCCTGCGTTTTGCTGACTCTGACTGCTACAAAATAGGCCGCACGATTGATTTAAATAGACGCTTGAGTGAGATTAATGCCCACATTCCAATCGAAATCTTGGGAGAAGAAAAGTCTTGGAGGCAATACTTTTCTCATGCGTGGGAAGATGAGGATTGTGAACAACTAGCTCATGATTGCGAAAATTATCTCCGCAATCTTCTGTTGGAAGACCATCGCACATATGGTGAGCGCGTTAAATGCGACAAATCAAAAATGAAATGGGCTTGGAACAAAGCCATTAGACAGACAAGCTAA
- the msrP gene encoding protein-methionine-sulfoxide reductase catalytic subunit MsrP: MLIKKKASWALPESAATPEHVYMNRRSWLKAAGFSGLGLASTMMGGGMASTALAAITGYPALRNDAYSLDRAITDEEEATTYTNFYEFGSSKNIWKKTRNMTTDPWAVTIDGLVESEMTLDAEDLVRQMGGLEERLYRHRCVEAWAMAVPWTGVPLAKLIALAKPLPEAKYLRMETFLDPDVAPGQKQGWYPWPYVEGLTIAEAQNELAFLATGIYGKSMPNQNGAPIRLVVPWKYGFKSIKSIVRFSFTAEQPVSFWQELAGTEYGFWANVNPTVPHPRWPQRTERLLGTGQRVQTEIFNGYGDQVAGLYADMSFDNNRTLYF, encoded by the coding sequence ATGCTGATTAAAAAGAAAGCGTCATGGGCTTTGCCCGAATCCGCGGCGACACCCGAACATGTCTATATGAACCGTCGTAGCTGGTTGAAAGCGGCCGGATTTAGCGGCCTTGGTCTGGCCAGTACGATGATGGGCGGCGGCATGGCCTCAACGGCGCTGGCGGCTATCACCGGCTATCCGGCACTGCGAAATGACGCCTATAGTCTGGATCGGGCGATCACTGACGAGGAAGAGGCCACCACCTATACCAATTTTTACGAATTCGGGTCATCCAAAAATATCTGGAAAAAAACCCGCAATATGACAACCGACCCGTGGGCGGTAACGATTGACGGGCTTGTTGAATCGGAGATGACGCTGGATGCCGAAGATCTGGTGCGCCAGATGGGCGGGCTGGAAGAACGGCTATACCGGCATCGCTGTGTCGAGGCATGGGCGATGGCGGTGCCTTGGACAGGGGTGCCGCTGGCGAAACTGATCGCGCTGGCCAAGCCGTTGCCGGAAGCCAAATATCTGCGTATGGAAACCTTTCTCGATCCGGATGTTGCGCCCGGGCAAAAACAGGGCTGGTATCCGTGGCCTTATGTCGAAGGGCTGACCATCGCCGAGGCGCAGAACGAGCTGGCCTTTCTGGCGACCGGCATTTATGGCAAAAGCATGCCGAACCAGAATGGCGCGCCAATCCGGCTGGTGGTGCCGTGGAAATATGGCTTTAAGTCAATCAAATCGATTGTCCGCTTTAGCTTTACCGCCGAACAGCCCGTGTCATTCTGGCAGGAGCTGGCAGGCACCGAATATGGGTTCTGGGCGAATGTGAACCCGACCGTGCCGCATCCGCGCTGGCCGCAACGCACCGAACGCTTGCTGGGCACCGGACAAAGGGTGCAAACTGAGATTTTTAACGGCTATGGCGATCAGGTGGCGGGACTCTATGCCGATATGTCATTTGACAATAACCGGACGCTGTATTTTTAG
- a CDS encoding helix-turn-helix domain-containing protein, producing MSNLASVKSKNPIQADREQQFLPRIDSWEIDRIRRVQRRILAAKGWFRIDAEAIEVARAILHLVAILPDSDTNPESDAGHVQTVLTTSEAADILMVSRPYVVKLLEQGEIAFHKVGTHRRIMASDLYAYKQQTHRNIL from the coding sequence ATGTCGAACTTAGCATCTGTTAAATCAAAAAATCCCATTCAAGCCGATCGTGAACAACAATTCTTGCCGCGTATTGACAGCTGGGAAATTGACCGTATCAGGCGTGTTCAACGCAGAATTCTGGCCGCGAAAGGATGGTTTAGAATTGATGCAGAGGCAATTGAAGTGGCTAGGGCTATTTTACATCTTGTGGCCATATTGCCAGACAGCGATACGAACCCAGAAAGTGATGCTGGGCATGTTCAGACTGTTCTGACCACGAGTGAAGCGGCAGATATTCTTATGGTATCTAGACCCTATGTGGTGAAATTGCTCGAACAAGGCGAGATTGCTTTCCACAAGGTCGGCACACACCGCCGTATTATGGCCTCTGATTTATATGCCTATAAGCAGCAAACCCATAGAAACATACTGTAA
- a CDS encoding mitochondrial fission ELM1 family protein, with protein sequence MTKTSSAPDTRPTTRPEIWVVSDGTAGMRLQSLALAEAMGWTTPSPDEVAATHVASGFRDIIVTPRQPLRSVPRLGHLAILAPFLPISTPALPYADSRFPDLLVTCGRRMAGLSIAMRHRARIAGQPMKTIHIQDPRLDPACFDILLVPAHDPVRGDNVIVSTGSLNRLTPETIADAARTLAPKWKNAAFPRVVVMLGGDNRRYKISPAMANRMVAKLDAFARQTKASLAIVPSRRTPPDLIRQLTETLALNDAHTRHRLATPQDANPYPGILGIADAIIVTSDSVNMTSEATITGTPVMVADWHSDAPNATTSSNTTSPATSSNATSTAHRQIETGRLAAFHDAMMQGGHTVPLGDVIPDHDFIPLDDMPAICAQLTNMLARG encoded by the coding sequence GTGACAAAAACGTCTTCAGCGCCAGATACGCGGCCAACCACAAGGCCAGAGATATGGGTCGTCAGTGATGGCACGGCCGGCATGCGCTTGCAGTCACTGGCACTGGCTGAGGCGATGGGCTGGACAACCCCTTCACCTGATGAAGTCGCCGCCACGCATGTTGCCTCTGGCTTTCGCGATATCATTGTAACGCCGCGCCAGCCCTTGCGCAGCGTGCCACGTCTTGGCCACCTTGCCATACTTGCACCATTTCTGCCTATATCAACGCCTGCCCTGCCTTATGCCGATAGCCGCTTTCCCGATCTGCTGGTCACCTGCGGGCGGCGCATGGCTGGCCTTTCGATTGCCATGCGGCACCGCGCGCGCATCGCTGGCCAGCCGATGAAAACGATTCATATTCAGGATCCGCGGCTTGATCCCGCCTGCTTTGACATTCTGCTGGTGCCTGCGCATGACCCTGTCCGCGGTGACAATGTCATTGTCTCGACTGGATCGCTCAACCGCCTGACACCGGAAACAATAGCCGACGCCGCCCGCACGCTTGCGCCGAAATGGAAAAATGCCGCCTTTCCGCGCGTTGTGGTGATGCTTGGCGGCGATAACCGGCGTTATAAAATCTCCCCTGCTATGGCCAATCGCATGGTGGCAAAGCTTGACGCTTTTGCCCGCCAGACCAAGGCCAGCTTGGCTATCGTGCCATCACGCCGCACCCCGCCTGATCTGATCCGGCAGCTGACCGAGACCCTCGCGCTGAATGATGCGCACACGCGCCACCGCCTCGCCACCCCGCAGGACGCCAATCCCTATCCGGGTATTCTGGGCATTGCCGATGCGATTATCGTCACCTCGGACTCGGTCAATATGACCAGCGAGGCTACCATCACTGGCACCCCTGTCATGGTCGCCGACTGGCATAGTGACGCCCCTAACGCCACAACCAGCAGTAATACAACCAGCCCCGCAACCAGTAGTAATGCAACCAGCACGGCACACCGGCAGATCGAAACAGGCCGCCTCGCCGCCTTTCATGATGCGATGATGCAAGGCGGGCATACGGTACCGCTTGGCGATGTGATCCCCGATCATGACTTTATCCCGCTTGACGACATGCCCGCCATCTGCGCCCAGCTCACCAACATGCTGGCACGGGGATAA
- a CDS encoding Lrp/AsnC family transcriptional regulator produces MTGKIKIDAVDRQILHDLQEDGRITNVDLAKRAGISAPPCLRRVRGLEDAGIIKGYHADIDADAMGYSVNVFAFVGLTSQAESDLQDFEELVSAWPQVRECHMLMGETDFVLKIVAQDWDDFQKFLTSKLTPATNVSHVKTALAIRSAKMLPGVPIDLDESTR; encoded by the coding sequence ATGACGGGCAAAATCAAAATCGATGCTGTTGATCGGCAAATCCTGCATGATCTTCAGGAAGATGGCCGTATCACCAATGTCGATCTTGCCAAACGTGCGGGCATTTCGGCACCGCCATGTCTGCGCCGTGTGCGCGGGCTGGAAGATGCCGGTATCATCAAGGGCTATCATGCCGATATCGATGCCGATGCGATGGGCTATAGCGTCAATGTGTTTGCCTTTGTCGGGCTGACCAGCCAGGCCGAGAGCGATCTGCAGGATTTCGAAGAGCTGGTGAGTGCCTGGCCGCAGGTGCGGGAGTGCCATATGCTTATGGGTGAGACCGATTTCGTGCTGAAAATCGTCGCCCAGGATTGGGATGATTTCCAGAAATTCCTGACCAGCAAGCTGACGCCGGCGACAAATGTCAGCCATGTGAAAACAGCACTGGCGATCCGCTCGGCAAAAATGCTGCCTGGCGTGCCTATCGATCTGGATGAAAGCACGCGTTAA
- the znuA gene encoding zinc ABC transporter substrate-binding protein ZnuA, giving the protein MRYLTSALLASTVLTSNISIAQADVNVVASIKPIHSLVSAVMDGVGKPFLIIDGAGSPHTYALKPSQAGQLQDADLVFWVGHDLETFLEKPIEGIATKATSIALIDAHDLTKIKFREGGAFDEHDHDDHDDHDDHDDHDDHDDHDDHDDHDDHDDHDDHDDHDDHGHDGFDPHVWLDPVNAKVLVHEIEEALTEADPKNAKAYEENATNVMVQLDQLVEEITVELAPVKGKGYIVFHDAYQYFETRFGVAAVGSLTVSPEVMPGAQRVSELQSKVRSLNTTCVFSEPQFEPKLVAIITENTNARTGILDPLGAAIDSGPQHYFTLIRNMARSLKECLSAKG; this is encoded by the coding sequence ATGCGATATCTCACATCTGCCCTTCTTGCCTCAACTGTACTCACTTCGAATATCTCAATAGCACAAGCTGACGTTAACGTCGTTGCATCAATCAAACCTATTCACTCTCTGGTTTCTGCCGTTATGGATGGTGTTGGCAAACCCTTTCTAATCATCGATGGGGCTGGCTCTCCGCACACATATGCGCTGAAACCGTCACAGGCAGGCCAGCTTCAAGACGCTGACCTTGTTTTCTGGGTTGGTCATGATCTTGAGACATTTCTTGAAAAGCCCATCGAGGGGATCGCCACCAAGGCAACGTCAATAGCCCTGATTGATGCGCATGATTTAACGAAAATAAAGTTCCGTGAAGGCGGCGCTTTTGACGAACATGATCATGACGATCATGATGACCATGATGACCATGATGACCATGACGATCATGATGACCATGATGACCATGATGACCATGATGACCATGACGATCATGATGACCATGATGACCATGATGATCATGGACATGATGGTTTTGATCCGCATGTATGGCTGGATCCGGTGAACGCAAAGGTGCTTGTTCACGAAATTGAGGAAGCGTTGACAGAAGCCGATCCTAAAAATGCAAAGGCGTATGAGGAAAATGCCACAAACGTAATGGTGCAGCTAGATCAGCTGGTTGAAGAGATTACGGTTGAGCTAGCCCCCGTGAAAGGCAAAGGTTATATAGTTTTCCATGACGCCTATCAGTATTTCGAAACGCGCTTTGGTGTTGCCGCTGTTGGTTCACTAACAGTATCACCAGAGGTCATGCCCGGGGCGCAACGTGTCAGTGAGTTGCAATCGAAAGTACGATCATTAAACACCACTTGCGTATTTTCAGAGCCACAATTTGAACCCAAGCTGGTGGCGATAATTACCGAAAATACGAATGCCCGCACCGGTATATTAGACCCGCTTGGCGCCGCAATCGATAGCGGCCCACAACATTATTTCACCCTCATACGCAACATGGCGCGGTCTTTGAAAGAGTGTCTGTCTGCAAAGGGTTAG
- a CDS encoding DUF1007 family protein — MPAKMRNFPRYIIGAVCLIMGWVSVSSAHPHMWVDLKSQIILDDNDKVSAIYQEWLFDDFFSAAMLEEAALHPDGVESAIKQKVAELMENLKPYNYFTLAKRDGVTLPLIQLGGAVAEIRENRVWMRFTVSIESPVDLAAQAFSYAIFDPTYYIEMYHAEGETISFQGNAPDNCGTEILQPNPSADAIALSRSSSLDANPDNTIGRLFAETIRVTCT; from the coding sequence ATGCCTGCGAAAATGCGTAATTTCCCTCGCTACATCATCGGGGCAGTCTGCCTGATCATGGGGTGGGTTTCTGTATCAAGCGCGCATCCGCATATGTGGGTTGATCTTAAAAGCCAGATTATTCTCGATGATAATGACAAGGTGTCGGCGATTTATCAGGAATGGCTTTTTGATGATTTTTTCTCAGCAGCTATGCTTGAGGAAGCCGCTTTACACCCTGATGGCGTCGAAAGTGCCATCAAGCAAAAAGTTGCTGAGCTCATGGAGAATCTAAAGCCCTATAATTATTTTACGCTGGCCAAGCGTGATGGGGTCACCTTACCACTGATACAGCTAGGCGGAGCTGTTGCCGAAATCCGCGAAAATCGTGTCTGGATGCGCTTTACCGTATCAATTGAAAGCCCTGTCGATCTTGCGGCACAGGCTTTTTCCTACGCAATTTTCGACCCGACCTATTATATCGAGATGTATCATGCCGAGGGGGAAACCATTTCCTTTCAGGGTAACGCGCCAGATAATTGTGGTACGGAAATTTTGCAGCCGAATCCATCTGCCGATGCCATCGCCTTGTCCCGGTCATCCAGCCTTGACGCCAACCCTGACAACACAATTGGCCGGCTATTTGCAGAAACCATTCGCGTAACATGCACATGA
- the greA gene encoding transcription elongation factor GreA — MEKIPFTAQGLEAIKEELAHLKGTERQAVINAIAVAREHGDLSENAEYHAARERQSFIEGRISELEAVTSRSEVIDASQLTGDKVTFGTSVGVADEETDEESIFHIVGPYEADISKGLVSTSSPIARGLIGKGIGDSAEIQTPGGTKSYEIISIELFDMTKV; from the coding sequence ATGGAAAAGATACCATTTACGGCCCAGGGCCTCGAAGCCATTAAAGAAGAGCTGGCGCATCTCAAAGGCACCGAAAGACAGGCCGTGATTAACGCCATTGCCGTTGCGCGTGAACATGGCGATTTATCGGAAAATGCCGAATATCATGCCGCGCGTGAACGCCAGTCTTTTATCGAAGGCCGTATTTCCGAGCTTGAGGCAGTTACCAGCCGCTCCGAAGTCATCGATGCCTCGCAACTCACTGGTGATAAGGTGACCTTTGGCACGTCGGTGGGCGTTGCCGATGAAGAAACCGACGAAGAATCGATCTTTCATATTGTCGGCCCCTATGAGGCTGATATTTCCAAAGGGCTGGTCTCAACCTCATCGCCGATCGCCCGTGGCCTGATTGGCAAGGGTATTGGTGACTCGGCCGAAATCCAGACCCCGGGCGGCACCAAAAGCTATGAAATCATCTCGATCGAATTATTCGATATGACCAAGGTGTAA
- a CDS encoding metal ABC transporter permease → MFDDFFVRAVIGGIGVALVAGPLGCFIIWRKLAYFGDTLSHSALLGVALALLFEVNVTLAVFVVSVAVSLMLVFLQRRASLSSDALLGLLAHSALAVGLVTLAFMTWVRVDLMGFLFGDILSITTFDLAIIWGGGMSVLVVLMVIWRALFAATVSYELALAEGAKPDHVNIIFMILMAGVIAVSLKIVGVLLITALLIIPAATARRLSSSPEQMAFFAILIGVISVWFGLFGSLELDTPAGPSIVVAALICFILSLMPVPLGLFRNNGQNQRGADNNAGVTIDDR, encoded by the coding sequence ATGTTTGACGATTTCTTTGTTCGCGCCGTAATTGGAGGCATAGGCGTTGCTTTGGTAGCTGGCCCGCTTGGCTGTTTTATTATTTGGCGAAAGCTTGCTTATTTTGGCGACACGCTATCCCATTCGGCTCTGCTTGGCGTCGCCCTGGCCTTGCTTTTTGAGGTCAACGTTACACTTGCCGTATTTGTAGTTTCGGTTGCCGTTTCGTTGATGCTGGTTTTCCTGCAACGTCGCGCCAGCCTGTCATCCGATGCCTTGCTTGGTTTGCTTGCGCATTCCGCTTTAGCTGTTGGTCTTGTTACTTTGGCCTTCATGACCTGGGTCAGGGTTGATCTGATGGGGTTCCTGTTTGGCGATATCCTATCGATTACAACCTTTGATCTTGCCATAATCTGGGGCGGTGGCATGTCTGTGCTTGTAGTGCTTATGGTAATTTGGCGGGCGTTATTCGCCGCTACCGTAAGTTATGAACTCGCTTTGGCAGAAGGTGCCAAACCAGATCATGTGAATATCATTTTCATGATATTGATGGCGGGGGTAATCGCGGTTTCGTTGAAGATCGTTGGGGTACTACTGATTACGGCATTGCTCATCATTCCGGCTGCAACGGCGCGACGCTTATCAAGCTCGCCTGAACAAATGGCATTTTTTGCCATCCTTATTGGCGTGATTTCGGTGTGGTTTGGCCTGTTTGGCTCTCTTGAATTGGATACACCGGCCGGGCCAAGTATTGTTGTGGCCGCGCTAATATGCTTTATTCTATCTTTAATGCCAGTGCCATTGGGCCTATTCAGGAATAATGGTCAGAACCAGCGGGGCGCCGACAATAACGCCGGTGTCACAATAGATGATAGATAG